Proteins found in one Coffea eugenioides isolate CCC68of chromosome 5, Ceug_1.0, whole genome shotgun sequence genomic segment:
- the LOC113771493 gene encoding F-box/LRR-repeat protein At4g14096-like, with protein MLWESYSVSEFRLHSQNISTSYLASVWISFMLWRDIQVLDIAIGLGENENSAVLPSEIFWCKTLVVLKLCGGALVKFPNIFCLPKLKVLHIELLKVGGSDTSLRDGQGRVVDPEDAWTNAVRPRIYKVGSVEISIPSLEKLIWRPFWGMDKVVLNTPNLQVLEYDDSYSKVQSTCGFKSLLFSFISKMCNVKFLRLSGASLEVLFRSPHSLPEFHNLRRMELKASRDYQWQLLEILLHCAPNLEVLICDLEEKNHSNNVKEEVNVASTDIQRTS; from the exons ATGCTGTGGGAATCGTATTCTGTTAGTGAATTTCGTCTTCACAGCCAAAACATTTCCACAAGTTATCTTGCAAGTGTATGGATATCTTTTATGCTTTGGCGTGATATACAAGTTCTTGATATTGCAATTGGACTGGGAGAGAATGAAAATAGTGCAGTCTTGCCTAGTGAAATATTTTGGTGCAAAACTCTTGTGGTTTTGAAATTGTGTGGCGGAGCTCTTGTcaaatttccaaatattttttGTTTGCCCAAGCTCAAAGTTTTGCATATAGAATTGTTGAAAGTAGGGGGCAGTGATACAAGTTTGAGAGACGGGCAAGGCCGTGTAGTTGATCCTGAGGATGCCTGGACTAATGCAGTGCGGCCACGTATATATAAAGTTGGATCTGTTGAAATTTCAATTCCTTCCCTAGAAAAGTTAATCTGGCGCCCGTTTTGGGGTATGGACAAGGTTGTTCTTAATACCCCCAATCTTCAGGTTCTCGAGTACGATGATTCTTATAGTAAAGTACAGTCAACATGTGGGTTCAAGTCTCTG TTATTTAGTTTTATTAGTAAAATGTGCAATGTTAAGTTTCTTCGTCTATCAGGCGCTTCTTTAGag GTTCTCTTTCGATCTCCTCATTCGTTGCCTGAATTTCATAATTTGAGACGTATGGAGCTTAAAGCAAGCCGTGATTACCAGTGGCAACTTTTAGAAATTCTGCTGCATTGTGCTCCCAACCTGGAAGTGCTGATTTGTGACTTG